The stretch of DNA ttaatacattccgtcacacctgacgctcccaGAGAGatcaaacattacagtgtaatatgaaaattaatagagatattaatatctggcacttAGTAGCTGTTAGATATAAAGTGTTTAGACTCCACAGATGGGCtaaatcccacgaatacacatatgtaactcttagcatgttcagccaaggacctctcaaaatattcttatatttaataaggtcactcattacGATTCCCTTCTTggggtagctccacccctacccccatcaataaaccctttgaagcaggcttttggcttccattgtaagtgtgaagaacAAACACTCCGTTTCTTGGTTCCTGCTTCCGCATAACCAATTAGGGCAGTAACTTTTTGATcagggctatgtaaattctagcaagatgtcctGCTTGCATTACAAAGGggggcaggcattctgcctgtacattagcattagcacaccattagcattctgcctgtacatttcaaAAACCCCAACaggaaggcactttatcaaaaatatatgttccccttatgacaaagttatatttttaatatgtgtgtacttggggggttaccctgaggctgcaccccaagaTTCAGGGTGCTGGCGcactccgttcccaaattaccagttttcagggaaccgtttattcagcactgcatataatattaaccccttaagtcccagtgggtgtgttatgcagaccctgattaaaccagaaacaataaaacatgggggaacaggggaataagcattttcatgttataacaagggttaaatcacatttctgggcctcagcccagttaaccccatgtctccctggcgaggttagagggtggccaaatgggggggtaaccccgttaatcccgggccaaaacCTCACGATCGTCACAGTAACGGTTCTTCATCGTAGTGCGGTTCAGGCCCCGGTAgtctatacacggtctgagagtaccgtctTTTTTCTTAACGAAAAAGAATCCGGCCCCAGCGGGCAAACTGGAATgccgtataaagccccgcttcaagttctcgcgaatatattcatccatggctttCGTGtccggcagagagagggggtaggactTGGATTTGGGCAATGTGTATCCGGGCACCAAGtctatcggacaatcgtaagatcTGTTAGGGGGTAGTAACTCGGACTGAGTCTTGCTGACGACATCCATAAAATCTGCGTACGGGGCAGGTAGGTTTCCCTTGGGGTTGGATGTATTAGCCAGCAGTTGGGGCGGAAGTACTGCTGGTGGGGAagactcctctgaccttgacctccagacaaTGGGATCAGGAGATGTCCAATTGATGTGTTGATTGTGTTTCTGCAACCACTGTAAGCCAAGGGTGACaggtgttccaggagcatggattaCATCCAAGGCCAGGGTCTCCTTATGggaatgagaagaaagggtgagaggGCTGGTCTCCAAGGAGATGTAAGCCGGGCTGAGAGGACAGCCGTCGATCCCTACCAAGGCAACGTGATATTTCTTCTTaatgagtggaatctggttcaattccgaAAAATGCCCCAACCTGATAGCACCAGTgtgtcccccaaagtacatagggtgcttggcaccaataccctgatgaaattttcccccaatgtcagggcccacccaaaagtgtaggagatagcgctatcctgtggagtgttggtgcacttagttgaggtacctgccgagtactgcagtactcggtgcggccgacATAGCCACAGGGATCCGCCTATCCAGCGACGTCGTCTGCAATAGcgtccgcctctacgttgggtgaattccggcatggataaaATCACCATACAGGGTCTCTtactgtaacgctgtgctcaccacaaacaagcgGGACCCCAGGACTGAGATGGGAAggggtataaacgccacccacagccacaggggcacgtctggagtgtagattggtcgaggtagccgggttggGGTTGGAGATGTAAGAGTCGTCgttatacttgccaaggtcagagtaggagaggtccggatcgttGAAGGTACTATTAGCCATAGTTGGCGTTGGAGAATGGAGAGTAGTCATTGTCCaagtgccgaggtcagggttggagagatgcggagggTCAGAGGTAGCCGGGGTCAATATTCCAGAGGTGCAGAGTCCAAGAACAAAGCCGGATCGGTACACAGAGCAAGGTTCAGCaagcaaggcaagactgtggaggcaaagaACAGGTAAGCAAATGGAacatgaatctatgctcagccaaagtgccagtggcacagctgagcacaTATAGGCAGGACTGTCGAATCTTATggagaggcggagcggaggcgcggcctcagcGGAAGCAGTGATTGGGCtatgtgcaggagacaggtgaatgTGCTGGAGCTGATTAgctctgttgccacggagcttgggcaCAATGCACACGCGTCACGTGCGCGCTGCAATCCGGAGGCGGAGCCTTCCCCCGCAGTACCTGGTGACATCACCGGTGCGCGCATTCACGCTGTGCGTCCTGCGGATAATGTTCCCTTGGAAGGTTGCCCCGCACGTGAACGGAGGTAGGGCGGGAGTACGCCGAAGGTGGCGTGACTCCTGAATCCTTAGACTTACAacggaggtggtctggtcccagaccacagtctccgtgcggcgtcttcactgtgtccctgacacgacagtaaatggggaagcatccctatctaaggggccttccctacagcaaccacaagctactgtgagtcggggcctagtcACTGGCTCTGAGACACTACCTGCTGGATCCAGCTCTCTCTTCTGACTGGCGTAGTGtcctgagcgcgccaaatgtatccttctGCCTGCCAAGATCCtagaagccctattggctgtgcttgcCCATGTGTTGTGCAGACCCTGGGGctactgggaattgtagttcccctaCGGAGctttgggtgtaatggccgcctctatactagctactgcacatgcgcgaggtggcgcaagatggccaccgcaataAGGAATATCCTCTGTACATGCGCAAGTGCTTCTGCGCACATGCGGccaattcaacatggcggccccccgCTGTCGGGTGCGCCGCGAACCTCCCGGCGACCTGGTCGCCCAGTGCAACCTCCCTGCCTAGACgcgctctccccagctgcagcggaggtaaggggaaagccgagagcccagagggggacctggctacatctatatatgcaagagtgtgtgtattgtattgggcCCTGTGCAAGGGGTATCCAGCAGTGCCAGGGTCTTTCACAGGTAGAGGTGCGGTCACTGGCCGAACcaaatacaccccaggctccctgcagcggaggatcaggcctcctgtgagtctACAGGTAACAGCGCACCACACGTCGTCACCCTAAACAcgtggggaaagggggctacatataggTGTCTGTGTGGATATGGTAAATATCCTATGGAGCTGCAGTATACCTGTGATCACCCAACAGTTTAACTTTTAAgttagatattttatttattttttgttcctttttggGTTACTTTTTCATCTTGGTCATTTTggggatttttttctttatttttgccaAGTTGCACTTAAATTGCTGCATATACAGTGATGTTTTGATTATTTTtacattatattatttattacacATATCAGTATTGTTCAGCGCGGAGATGTTTCCtttttgtttatgtgtgtgtgtgtgtgtgtgtgtgtgtgtgtgtgtgtgtgtgtgtgtgtgtgtgtgtgtgtgtgtgtgtgtgtgtgtgtgtgtgtgtgtgtgtgtgtgtgtgtgtgtgtgtgtatatatatatatatatataaatatatatatatataggtgtgtgtgtgtaattatcaTGACCCGAAACAGGTGACTCGTCCTCTTTTTGATGCGCGTGCAACACAGTGACTGCCACACAAACTTCCCGCTTTTAACCAGCGCGCGCAGCTGCTCGCACTGCGCATGAGCCAGCCTCGTGGAGTTGAGCACTAGACGTCCTGCTGTTCCCCTCCCCCGGGAACGTGGCGGCACCACATGGTGGATTCATACACCTGACGTCACATCACCCTGGTAACATGGCGGTTGCTTTCTCAGTCCCTGTATAAAGTATAGCGGCACTGTCCTCTAGTAACATGGTGGTCTCCCTGCAGTTACTCTGGCGGACTCCAGGGGTCGCTGTGCCCTCGGCTCTTGCCCGGGGGCCGCGCTCCTTGTCTGTGACCCGGATATAAAAGCCGCGATCCGATACTTCGCCGGCCTCTTTTGTCCTCGCCGTAGCGCGGGGAGCCGGCCAGAGCCTGCCTGACTGTGACCGGGTCCCCCAAGGTGGCAGCGAGCCCCCCATCTGTGTACTTCGGCAACGGGGCTAAGCTGACATAATACACACTGCGGAGCCGCGCCGGATATATACTGGGCGCAGAAACACCGGGCAACTACCGCTACCCCATATAATCGCGATATAAACCGGGGGGCACCACCACAGGACACCCTGGCATCCTCTATCACTACACCAGAGGGCACAGTGTCACCCCATTCACTGCAGTACAGACCCCATTATCGGTGTGGAGTTGTGAATCACACGTCACTATCTTGTTCTCTTCTGTTCCTTAATACGCAGGCCCCCTCCCTTTCACTAGATTACAAAGACCTTGATATTGTGTCGTTATTTCTCCTGTGGAGCCCCTGCCATTCTCCAGCAGTGTGGTAATTGCTCCTGCCCCTCTACCCCCTGCAGTCCTAgctcccctgctagctgcactgtATCCCTGGGTGGGTGATGCACACAGCTGACGCCAGTTACCCCATGGCGTCCCTGTATGTGGGCGACCTGCACCCCGATGTGACGGAGGCCATGCTGTACGAGAAGTTCAGCCCCGCTGGCCCCGTCCTGTCCATACGAGTCTGCAGAGACATGATCACACGCCGGTCACTGGGATATGCCTATGTCAACTTCCAGCAGCCTGCGGACGGTgagtctcctgtgtgtgtcatctttgATGGTCTTGTGGGGGAGTCTCTACACAATGGTAGTCACCTTGTTGTGTCATTTATCCATGGAAAGAGTAGAAGATGCATGGATAAACTACCCAGCAGAAGTAGTGGGGGAGATAGGGTCATGGAATTAACCGCTGTGCTGCCAGACATGCTGCATCAGGGTTCTTCAGGCTGTAAGGTGTCCTCTGTGGTTGTTTCCTTTATATAGTGTACAGTATTCCCTCCTGTATATATGTCCATGGTGACTTTCACTATATATGTCAGAAAACTCAGTGCAGAAGTGATAATATATGCCTAATACTAACTGATAGGAGCTGGCAGTAAAAAGTCTTCTAAGAGGTTTCTGAACTGGATCTTACAGGCCAGGAACCTGATTATACACAAGGACTGGGAATCGGAGGGCGTGCAGGTAACCCTGCTTGTAGCTTGCTCTGTGGAATGGATGTGTGGGATAGTATCCTGCATGTCACTTGCAGTCGGTCCGCGAGATGGATCTAGTCTAACTGCCGACAGCACATAACTCCACATAACCCTGATTTGCTATAAATAAACCCAGCCAAACGTCAGCTGCTCCTCCATCTGGGCCTGCTCTCTACCTGACCATGTTTCCTGGTCTGTAATTCTTTTTACAGTCCTAGAGCAGCATCTTATAACGTGTTGCAATTGTGCATATGAGCGAGCACTTCAGTAGTAGTGATAACTTTTTTTTGATTGAACTGGCTTAGTATGTTTATAAGGCAAGGCAGTACTTGCACTCATGAAGTGTTACAGCTTGTCTAGATTCCTGACGGctcctaaggccgtgattatagtggCAGCGCACGACACTGTGTGCCCAATGAAAGCGCATATAGTGCGCTTGATTCTCAGCCAGATAAATGAATTTCTTTGCTGTGCGACGGATGGGTCACgtgcacggttcagccaatgagggcaaactgcTCACGTCAAGTCATAGCCTTCGGCCTCAGTGTATGTTTCGTGCGAGATGTCACGTAcaggcactataatcgcggcctataGTGCACCCCCCTAGTGTAGCTGATACATGTGTCCGTGTTTGCGTTACCTATGTCACTGTTGAGCACCTTTTTAGTTTTGAAAGTACCACAGACATGTCACTTGCTGCTTAATTAGATGTCTGACTTCTGATCATCCCTCAGATGGGATCACTAGATTTCCGTCTCCTGAGTGCTGTTTGCTCAGTACAGATTATTTTGCCTCCACAGCTGAGCGTGCTCTGGACACCATGAACTTTGACGTGATTAAGGGGAAGCCTATTCGCATCATGTGGTCTCAGAGGGACCCCTCTCTCAGGAAGTCCGGGGTGGGCAATGTGTTCATCAAGAACCTGGACAAATCCATCGACAACAAAGCACTTTACGACACGTTCTCTGCATTCGGTAACATCCTGTCCTGCAAGGTCAGTCCGTCCCCTACCAGGTAGCTCTGCTCCTCCGTGGCTTGCATGTCGTAGGCTGGTGCAAGCTCGACAAGGAGTCTTTTTCCTCTGCAGGTCGTATGTGATGAGAACGGCTCCAAGGGTTACGCCTTTGTACACTTTGAGACGCAGGATGCTGCAGATCGAGCCATAGAGAAGATGAATGGGATGCTGCTGAATGACCGCAAAGTGTGAGAGATTGTTGCACGTGTGGTGAGCGAGACGGGAAGGCGGCGTTCGAAAGGGGGCAAAGGCCATCCTTATTCTGCTGTTTTCCCCACAGGTTTGTCGGCCGCTTTAAATGTCGCAAGGAACGAGAAGCAGAGCTAGGAGCCAAAGCCAAGGAGTTCACCAACGTTTACATCAAGAACTTCGGGGAAGACATGGATGATGAGCGGCTGAAGGAGACGTTCAGCAAATACGGTAACTGCGTGGGCTCGCCATCTCCACTTCCGCATGTGACCATGGACCCCCGGCCTCACGTGTGCAGTGGTTAACCATGTGAGCAAGCTGGCTCTGCCCCCGCATGCAGGTGCCTCAACCCCGACCACAGGCGCCTGGCTTCACGTGTGTGCCGTGCACCTGCATGCTGTGACCCCGTGACCTTTGTGGTTAACTGGTGTCTCTtggctgcagggaaggccctgaGCGTTAAGGTGATGACTGACCCCAGTGGCAAGTCTAAAGGTTTTGGCTTTGTCAGCTTTGAAAAGCACGAAGATGCCAATAAGGTAAGAGCTCCCCTGGAGGACCATGCAGACATGagatcccctttccccccagcagGAGATCTGCAAGGAATAACCAGGAGCGGGGGAGCTCTGCTAAACATTTTTATGCtcaggagagggaaagagggcagcTGTTTCCAGGGCAATTTTTGACGGACTCCTGTCTCTGCCAGGCCGTTGAGGACATGAATGGAAAGGATGTGAACGGGAAGGTGATGTTTGTGGGCAGAGCGCAGAAGAAGATTGAACGTCAGACGGAGCTCAAAAGGAGGTTTGAGCAGCTGAAGCAGGAGAGGATCAGCCGGTACCAGGTGAGGAGCATAAGGACTTGGAGACAGTCCGTCCATATGGGATCCTGTATAAGGACTTGGAGACAGTCTGGGCATGGGAACTGCTGTGTAATATGTGTACATGTTTATATGTAtctgtgcaggggagggggcggTTGCAGCACTGTCATCTCATCCTTGTCCCTGCtgtgcggtgcagggggagggtcaCTCGGTGCTAGAGCAACGCAGAGGAAATCCAGACGAAGCATGGTCTAATTTGTGTTTTGTCTCTACAACTCGGCCACAGCGATTCCTGGGGTGATATGCTCTTGGGGTGCGTTCAGTGGGTGTCTGGGCCTAGGGGATCTTTTAGAAGGACCTGGAGACAATCTGCCCACGTGTCTGATGTTATTACTAGATGTAGCGCAGCGGGTGCACAAATGAGATGCTGTAGCCTGCAATCTCGGTACTTGCAGCTCAATTATAAGATTCCTCTCTCCCTACAAACTTTTGCACTTTGACTGGAGCGATTTTATTACTCTGCATGATACTCTGAAATTCAGATGCACATTCATGTatttccctcctctttccccttGGGAAGTCGAATTTGCAGTGTGAGTTGTCTCCTGATCATCATTTTTGTCTTCTCAGGGAGTGAATTTGTACATTAAGAATTTGGATGACACCATTGATGACGAGAAGCTGAGAAAGGAGTTTACCCCTTTTGGGTCGATCACCAGTGccaaggtgagagggagggtccTGGGAaacctgtgtgaggggggtggaggaAACATCCCCACGGGGTGAGGGTGGCACTGTCATCTCATCTCTGTCCCTGCTGTGCAGTGCAGGGGGAGGGTCACTCGGTGCTAGAGCAACGCAGAGGAAATCCAGACGGAGCATGATCTGCTTTGTGTTCTGTCTCTACAACTCGGCCACAGAGATTCCCGGGGACACACTGAGTGTCAGCCCGTACTGTGCTCTGGGTGACATTCCCTCTCCATGCTCCTTCCAGGTGATGCTAGAAGACGGGCGCAGCAAAGGATTTGGCTTTGTCTGCTTCTCCTCCCCGGAAGAGGCCACCAAAGCAGTGACTGAGATGAATGGTCGCATCGTGGGCTCAAAGCCCCTGTATGTGGCGTTGGCCCAGAGGAAGGAGGAGCGGAAAGCCCACCTCACTAACCAGTACATGCAACGCATCACAGGAATGAGGGCTTTGCCTGCCAACACCCTCATCAACCAGTTCCAGCCTGCACCCGGAGGTTACTTTGTGCCAGCTGTGCCGCAGGTAGGTTTGCAGTGTGGGGTATGTACACATCTGTATATACGAACATGTTTATATACATATAGTCTCACACGTCTGTGTACACACATCTCTATACATATGCACACACCTGCACGTATATGTGCTCATACTTGCACCCGTGTGCACCTGATGATTCTTGTGTGTAATGGTTTTCTTCTCATCCAGGCTCAAAGCAGACCTACCTATTATGCACCCAATCAGATGGCTCAGATACGGCCCAGTCCACGCTGGCAGCAGACAGGGCGACCTCAGGGTGAGCAGCCTCTCACTCCTCTCTGCCACCCCCAT from Ascaphus truei isolate aAscTru1 chromosome 6, aAscTru1.hap1, whole genome shotgun sequence encodes:
- the PABPC4 gene encoding polyadenylate-binding protein 4 isoform X1; the encoded protein is MHTADASYPMASLYVGDLHPDVTEAMLYEKFSPAGPVLSIRVCRDMITRRSLGYAYVNFQQPADAERALDTMNFDVIKGKPIRIMWSQRDPSLRKSGVGNVFIKNLDKSIDNKALYDTFSAFGNILSCKVVCDENGSKGYAFVHFETQDAADRAIEKMNGMLLNDRKVFVGRFKCRKEREAELGAKAKEFTNVYIKNFGEDMDDERLKETFSKYGKALSVKVMTDPSGKSKGFGFVSFEKHEDANKAVEDMNGKDVNGKVMFVGRAQKKIERQTELKRRFEQLKQERISRYQGVNLYIKNLDDTIDDEKLRKEFTPFGSITSAKVMLEDGRSKGFGFVCFSSPEEATKAVTEMNGRIVGSKPLYVALAQRKEERKAHLTNQYMQRITGMRALPANTLINQFQPAPGGYFVPAVPQAQSRPTYYAPNQMAQIRPSPRWQQTGRPQGFQPMHNALRQSGPRQSVRHLSPSTNTQGSRGIPSVAQRVGVSSATQTIGSRPPVSAPPPRAVPPYKYTHCPLSTVQPLQNPQPAVHVQGQEPLTASMLAAAPAQEQKQMLGERLFPLIQGMHPTLAGKITGMLLEIDNSELLHMLESPDSLRSKVEEAVAVLQAHQAKKEAVQTVGIVTATS
- the PABPC4 gene encoding polyadenylate-binding protein 4 isoform X2, whose amino-acid sequence is MHTADASYPMASLYVGDLHPDVTEAMLYEKFSPAGPVLSIRVCRDMITRRSLGYAYVNFQQPADAERALDTMNFDVIKGKPIRIMWSQRDPSLRKSGVGNVFIKNLDKSIDNKALYDTFSAFGNILSCKVVCDENGSKGYAFVHFETQDAADRAIEKMNGMLLNDRKVFVGRFKCRKEREAELGAKAKEFTNVYIKNFGEDMDDERLKETFSKYGR